GCCATAGCGCAATGCCTGTTCGACCCCGGCCACTGCGATGGCCTGTGACCGGTACAAGCGCTCATCCCAGCGGCAAACAAACTCACCACTCTCAGCATATTGCACCACGTAGCCCAGAAACAGGGCCTCTTCCGGCAACCCCAGCAGCGACCGCGCCGACGACTCCACACAGGGCCGCACCCCAGGGGAATGGGGATGCCGCTCGGAGCGGGGTGGCTCGGTAAACGCTGACAGCATCATGCTCATGGCCGTTCTCGCTTGACTGGGTATGGCAATGCAATATTCATACGTCTTGCCCTGCATGCATATTAGTACATTATCCTAAAAAAAATACAAACGCATACATCCGTCCGTCTACGGATAGACGGCCCGCCAAGCCAAGCAGCCGCTCAAGGCATGTGCACATCATGGCTCACCCTGACCGAATGGCCACTGCATCCTGCACCGCAATTGCTAGCATGACAGGGTAACCTTGCCCGTACCTTTAGATACCCGGAGCCCCCATGTCGAGCACAACCATCCCGTCTCAACTGATCATTGATCTGACACAGACTGATCTGCCTGTGGATACCCCGGTCTATGTTTATGTGCTAGGGCTGGTCGGCAGTCTCTACTACTACATGGACGCCAATGGTGCGCCACAGCTGATGTCGCTCAAAGACAACACGCAGACTGCAGGCACGTTTCCTGACATGAGCGAATTGAGCCCGGCAGCCCAGGATGCCTTGTCCATCAACTACCCGCTGGACTGGGCAGACTGGAGCATGGCCGTGAGCGTAGGCAGCAATCTGATCCTGCCACTGGGCAATATCAACACCACCACCATTCCCACCCTGGGTACAGGCACCCAGGCGTTCAGCGGCCGGGTGTATTTCTCGGTTGGCGTTCCCAGGCTGCCTTTTACGGTACAGGGCAGTGGCAACACCGTGACGGGCTATACCGCACCGGTGTTCGGCAACGGCACCGGCGTGGGGGGCTCGCTCTGCCTGTATGACTGGATTGAGTTCTCTTACGATAGTGAGGGCAATTTCAACGGCAACCCGACCCAGGTCAACCAGTTTGGCTTCCCGATCTGGCTGCAAGCCACACCGGTTGGCGAGTCCCCCTACCCCACCCAGGGTCAGTACAACACCAGTCGCGCCCATGTCCTGCAAGACATTGCCAACATGCCCTCGCCGTGTGGTGGCACGGCAGCCTTGCTTGCCCCGCCTGCAGCAGCCAGTGAGGCCTACCCCACCAGCATCACCTACCTGCGCGGCCTCTCGCCCGATACCCTGAGCGGCAGCAGCCAGCCACCGGCTACACTGAACGCTTACTTTGACACGGTCATCCAGCAAGCGGCTGTCGCCTGGCAAACCACACCGCTGGTCACGACAGACTTGAGCACGGGTAGCTATACCGGCGTGGCATATCCCTTGCAATATCCCAATGCCCCCACGGCCCCCACCGGCTATCCAGCGGGCGCACTGGCCTTCTACGCGGGCAGTTACACCATGGCCGAGCTGGTCACCGCGCTGCAAGCGACCCCGTCCCTGGCACCGGCGTTCTACATCTCGGCGGATAATGGTCTGCCCACCAGCAGCGCGGACATCTGGCAATGTGCCAATTCACTGGCGAGTGGTGGCACCGCCCAGCTGAATGTGGGAAAAATGCTGGCGGCCGCATTTAACCGTGGCATGATCATCAATGCGGCAGGTACGGTTACCACCAGCCTGGATGACAGCACCTGCGCCAGTGAGGCCAACCAGTTCTATGCAGACGGCACCTGCTACAACCCCTGGGCAGAAGCCTTCCATAGCTACAGCGCCAATGGCCTGGCCTACGGCTTTCCGTACGATGATGTCTGCGACCAGAATCCATCCGTACCGCCAGCAGGAGACAGTCTGGTGGCCAGTTTCGTACGCCTGACGCTAGGTCGCTTTTATCACTGAGGCACTCAGCGCGCTGTCCTGAGGAAATGCGGTCAGGCAGACCTCCCGCACGGCTTGCCGCAACCAGCGGTGCGCGGGGTCGGCCTCGAGACGTGGGTGCCAGAGCAGGGAAACGGTAAAGGCCGGCAGCTCAAATGGTAAAGGCAGCATCTGCATCCCTTCGCTCAAGGACAGGCTGTGTCGCTCCGGCACAGTGGCCACCAGATCGGTGCGCCGAGCCAGCGCCAGCGCAGTGGCAAAGCTGCTGACCACGGTGTGATGCTGGCGCTGCAGGCCATACTGCGCCAATGCGCTATCTACCTGCCCATGCAATTGCTGCCCCCGGGTAACCACCACGTGTGAAGCCGCGGCATAGCGCTCCGTGGTCAGCGGTTGTGCCAGCAACGGATGTCCGGCGCGGACGGCCACCACAAACCGATCCCGGAACAGGGACTGCACCCGAAGCTCGGGCGCTATGTCTTCCCCCACCACGCCCGTATCCAGGTCCACGCTACCGTCCCGCAACGCCGCACTGTTCCTGTCTACCTTGAGCATGAAATTCAGGCGAACACCGGGTGCTTGGGTGGCCAGATGCGCCAGCAAAGCGGGCCCGACCGCTTCCACAAAGCCCTCGCGACACCGCAGGGTAAAACTGCGCTGCAATTGCGCCAGCACCAGCGGACGTTCGGGACGCAGCGTCATCTCCACCTGCTGCGCCAGCAGTGCCACCGATTCCCGTAATGCCAAGGCACGCGGGGTCGGCACCAGCCCCCGCCCTGCCCGCACCAGTAGCGGGTCACCGGTGGTCTCGCGCAGCCGGGCCAGTGCCCTGCTCATGGCCGACGGGCTGAGATGCAAGGCGCGCGCAGCCCCTGCCACACTGCCCTCCCGCAGCAAGACATCCAGCGTATGCAGCAGGTTGTAATCCGGTGCGTTCATGCGACCTCAATGACATGGCGTTCAATGCACTTATTATGTGCAAACCATGCGTCTTCCGCCATCTATTGCCAGCCCCTACACTGCAGTCAAACCTTTTCATTACGCAGGAATCATCATGAACGAAACGTCCACCGCGCCGCCGATCCGGGGCATTCTGCTCAGCCTGTCGCTGGCCATGCTGCTCTCCTCTCTGGGTACCAGCATTGCCAATATCGGCCTGCCCACACTGGGGAAAGTGTTCTCTGCCCCCTTCCCGCAAGTACAGTGGGTGGTGCTGGCCTACCTGCTCAGCCTGACCAGCCTGGTCATCCTGGCCGGCCGACTGGGCGACTTGCTGGGCCGCCGCCGTCTGCTGCTGATCGGCCTCATCGTGTTCGCGCTGGCATCACTGCTGTGTGGACTGGCCCCCAGTCTGCCCTGGCTGATTGCCGCACGCGGTTTACAGGGCGCGGGCGCCGCCATTCTGCTGGCCCACACACTGGCGCTGGTTAGTGAAACGCTGCCCAAAGAACGCAGTGGCCGTGCCATGGGCCTGATGGGGACGCTCTCCGCCGTCGGCACCGCGCTGGGCCCGACGCTGGGAGGCAGTTTGATCGGTCACTTCGGCTGGCGAGGGCTGTTTCTGGTGCTGGTCCCGATCAGCGTGCTGACCTGGTTGCTGGCCCGGCATTACCTGCCGAAGCCTGTTGAACAGCACAAGACACCATTGCAGCTGGATTTAGCCGGCACCGCTGTGCTGATGATCGCGCTCAGTAGCTACGCACTGGCCATGACGCTGGGACGCGGCCATATGGGCCGCCTGAATCTGCTCTTGCTGGCGGTGGCGACCCTGGCGCTGGGCTTGTTCCTGCAGATTGAACGGCGCAGCAGCAGCCCGCTGGTGCCTTTGCGCATGCTGCGCAATACCCAGCTTTCCAGTGGTCTGCTGATGAGTGGATTGGTCTCTACGGTCATCATGTCGACCTTGGTGGTGGGTCCGTTCTATCTGAAACACGCGCTGAGCCTGCCGGATGGTCTGGCAGGGCTGGTGATGTCTTGTGGTCCGGTTGCTTCGGCCCTCAGCAGTAATCTGGCTGGCAGACTGGTAGACCGCTTCGGCAATCTGCGCATGACCCGGCTGGGGCTGACCGGCATGCTGACAGGCGGCATACTGCTCAGTGTGATCGCGCCTCACCCTTGGTTACCCGGCTATATGCTGTCCACAGTCCTGCTGACCGCCAGCTATGCCTTGTTCCAGACGGCCAATAACACGGGCGTCATGGCAAGCTCTGTGCCAAGCCAGCGCGGGGTGACCTCCGGCATGCTCAATCTGTCACGCAATCTGGGGTTGACCACCGGCACCGCGCTGCTGGGCACGGTATTTGCGGCAGGCAGCGGTAGCCTGGATATCAACCATGCCAGTGCGGTGCAGGTTGCACTGGGCATGCAGACCAGCTTCGCCGCAGCTTCAGGTTTGACCCTGCTGGCCTTGCTGCTGGCCTGGCGCATCCCTGCCGCACCCCGGACCGCTCAGGAAACCGGCCAGTAAAGCGCCCTCCGTCCGGCGAGGACCTCGGGGACCCACCTTGACGCGGCTTACTTGCCCTTGGGACGCGGCAGGCCCAGACCGCGCTTGTAGAACATGC
This genomic stretch from Leeia aquatica harbors:
- a CDS encoding beta-1,3-glucanase family protein: MSSTTIPSQLIIDLTQTDLPVDTPVYVYVLGLVGSLYYYMDANGAPQLMSLKDNTQTAGTFPDMSELSPAAQDALSINYPLDWADWSMAVSVGSNLILPLGNINTTTIPTLGTGTQAFSGRVYFSVGVPRLPFTVQGSGNTVTGYTAPVFGNGTGVGGSLCLYDWIEFSYDSEGNFNGNPTQVNQFGFPIWLQATPVGESPYPTQGQYNTSRAHVLQDIANMPSPCGGTAALLAPPAAASEAYPTSITYLRGLSPDTLSGSSQPPATLNAYFDTVIQQAAVAWQTTPLVTTDLSTGSYTGVAYPLQYPNAPTAPTGYPAGALAFYAGSYTMAELVTALQATPSLAPAFYISADNGLPTSSADIWQCANSLASGGTAQLNVGKMLAAAFNRGMIINAAGTVTTSLDDSTCASEANQFYADGTCYNPWAEAFHSYSANGLAYGFPYDDVCDQNPSVPPAGDSLVASFVRLTLGRFYH
- a CDS encoding LysR family transcriptional regulator — translated: MNAPDYNLLHTLDVLLREGSVAGAARALHLSPSAMSRALARLRETTGDPLLVRAGRGLVPTPRALALRESVALLAQQVEMTLRPERPLVLAQLQRSFTLRCREGFVEAVGPALLAHLATQAPGVRLNFMLKVDRNSAALRDGSVDLDTGVVGEDIAPELRVQSLFRDRFVVAVRAGHPLLAQPLTTERYAAASHVVVTRGQQLHGQVDSALAQYGLQRQHHTVVSSFATALALARRTDLVATVPERHSLSLSEGMQMLPLPFELPAFTVSLLWHPRLEADPAHRWLRQAVREVCLTAFPQDSALSASVIKAT
- a CDS encoding MFS transporter, yielding MNETSTAPPIRGILLSLSLAMLLSSLGTSIANIGLPTLGKVFSAPFPQVQWVVLAYLLSLTSLVILAGRLGDLLGRRRLLLIGLIVFALASLLCGLAPSLPWLIAARGLQGAGAAILLAHTLALVSETLPKERSGRAMGLMGTLSAVGTALGPTLGGSLIGHFGWRGLFLVLVPISVLTWLLARHYLPKPVEQHKTPLQLDLAGTAVLMIALSSYALAMTLGRGHMGRLNLLLLAVATLALGLFLQIERRSSSPLVPLRMLRNTQLSSGLLMSGLVSTVIMSTLVVGPFYLKHALSLPDGLAGLVMSCGPVASALSSNLAGRLVDRFGNLRMTRLGLTGMLTGGILLSVIAPHPWLPGYMLSTVLLTASYALFQTANNTGVMASSVPSQRGVTSGMLNLSRNLGLTTGTALLGTVFAAGSGSLDINHASAVQVALGMQTSFAAASGLTLLALLLAWRIPAAPRTAQETGQ